From the Helianthus annuus cultivar XRQ/B chromosome 17, HanXRQr2.0-SUNRISE, whole genome shotgun sequence genome, the window tttatcctgaattggtgtatatgcattatgcctagtggagatggatatgatcgagtGATTTCGCTAATGGACAATAATACTCTAGTGATCCGTCACTAATCCaaatttgctgttaaaaaaaaaaagaaaatatcaTAAATAAGAAAGAAATGTCAACCAAGATTTTTAATTCAAACACAAAAGTCAAGTGATGGTGATAAATACCCCACCTCTTTGTTCACGTTTTAAAGTGACATTTGAAAATCGCTtttaaaaatcaataaaaaataaTACTATTTTATTATTATCGCTTTTACCTTTTTTTACTTACAAAATCACTCAAATATGAGGAGAAAAAAAGAGTATTTAAACTAATTGACAAGGATTAAATGGCCTATAAAACCCAAGGGTATGGGCACGGGAAAAAATCAGTAAAAAGCTCCACAATTGTTTTATTTATGACATACCATTTTCACAGGTAATGAACATAACTTATAAGGATTAATAGCTATAAAACTCTTAGAATTTTTACACCTtgttattatttttctttttccatttttatatAGCATTTTCTAacgtgaaagtgcactaattttaacgttgttttactaatttcgtgaaaataacgtaaAAATAGGgagatggttaatcatgcatcatgtggtggcgttggtagccgaaagacaagggagtacatgcactaattggcctTTGTTTTATTGCTGAATGTTATGCGTCttgtgtccaaggcttgatgcaaaactactatcaagTCGGTGGTCTAACTGGAAGCAGACTCTCTATTCATACGGGATAGAGATACGTCTGTCTAAATCTTATCTTTTTCAGACTTTatttagctttgctattggtgaaaTTTACTaactatgatgatgatgatctagCCTTTTTTAACATGTAACGAAAATAAATTATAAGGATTAATAGCTACAAAAATCGTAGAAATTTTACATTATTACTTTTCTTTTTCCATTATTTATATAGCCTTTTTATATGGTAGATGGACCCGAACTTTAATACCCGGTACCCGAGTGTCTTTTCTCTCTTCTTTTATATTAAAGAGAACATGATCTCTTCTATTATATTAAAGAAAACATGATATATCATCAGGGGTGACACCACAACCATGTGTCACATTAATCATACCTTAAATTTAGTGTTGTCATGTATACGATAATACACGATACATGAAATTTTATATACGAATACGATACAATAGGATTTCCTGTCCAGTTTTCCATATACAAACacgaaatatttttttaacaggtATATACGataattacctgttaatacctgtctACGAATGTTTCAATAATTACATATCTAGGAACCTATTTAGTGAATCAAAAGTTGCCAAAAGTTCATAATAGGCTTAAATAATGCATAAACGCAAGTTCACATGGGTCTTTCTTTTCAAATCTTCGATTCAAAGTTCACATGGCCCTTTCTTCTCGACGGCCGGTGGTTGGGGTGGTGTCGTTGGGTGGGATGGGGGCTGGAGAGGGAAgaattaggtttttttttaatatgtcaATTGGAATGGAAACGGGCCGGAAGGGTTAGGGAAACTAGAGAGATAAGTAATAAGATCAAGTTTTCAAATCACATGGTCCtactaaattatattttttattatattaaaattgtTAACATGTATTAACAGGTACTAAACAAGTAAACATGTATTTTATCTGTTTagacacgaaaattaacaggtatTTTCATGTCTATCTGTTTAGTACCAGTTACATGTTAAGACCATACACAATACCGATTAACTTCGTGTAAATTCGTATCATGTATTAGTGTACGTGTCTAAAATTACCAGCCCTACTTAAATTACTCAATTAGGGTTTCACTACCCTAAAACTTTTTTTTATCTAAAAAGACATTCTTGTTCTTGAACAAAATAGAGTATGTCACATCATGTGTACTTTTTTTAACACCCAAAGACGTGTATGTTGGGAAAGCTTCAATAGGTACCATCAAAAGTGATTCTTAGAAAAGTTTTTCCTCTCAAATTATGTTTtccgttttatttatttatttattttttgataACTTTGAACCATATAAAAAATAGTGATTCACAACCAAAACATATTCTACAAAATTCCAACtccatcatcgtcatcatcattgTCAGTTTCTCCATCGCGTGATTTGAAGAGATCGATGAAGacaaaaactcaaaaaaaatCATCGGAAATACGAAGAACAACTCGAAAAATCATCACCTTCTTTAGGTCTCCTACCCAACACCCTACCCGGGTAGCCCTACCCACACGACCCAGGTAAGGTAGGGGCTACCCGAATGGAGATCGGCAAATGCTCCGACTCCCCTTATTTTTCCTTCAACTAGGCTATTTAAAAATCATGTATTACAAAGTTAATATCACTtaattctataaaaataaactacTATAAATTCTCCTTGGGCGATGACGCCTGAAACATGTAATATGTattacaaaataaacaaaaacttaTTCATACATAGTATTACTACACAGAAGTTATCATGTAAAATGATATGAACATGTGTTTTATatcgatcaaaaaccataaaacAAATACCGACACTAGTACCAATGATGTTATGCCGGTATCAGTTCGGTTTGCTGAGGTACCAAGAACACCATACCAATTTTGACGGTAACGTACTGATACTGTTCTGTCTGTTCTATTCGGTACATCAGCAATAGATTGTAGTTTTGAATTTATAGTAACGAGTGAAATGAACAGGTTGACAACCGAAGTGAAAAGGAGAAAGCCATCGACGCATGGCTGCCGATCACCTCATCAAGAAACGCAAAATGGTGGTACGCCGCCTTCCACAACGTTACCGCCATGGTGGGAGCGGGTGTTCTCAGCCTCCCTTACGCCATGTCCGAACTCGGATGGGGTCCTGGTGTTGCAGTTATGGTGATATCATGGATCGTAACTGTCTACACGCTATGGCAAATGGTCGAAATGCACGAAATGGTGCCTGGAAAACGATTCGACAGATACCACGAGCTCGGGCAGCATGCTTTTGGTGAAAAGCTAGGTCTGTACATTGTGGTTCCACAGCAGTTGGTTGTAGAAGTGAGTCTATGCATTATTTATATGGTGACTGGAGGAAAATCTTTACAGAAGTTTCATGATTTACTAGTTCGACAAGATGAACAAAAAGACATTAGACTTACCTTTTTCATCATGATATATGGGTCTGTTCATTTTGTTCTTTCGCATCTTCCCAACTTTAATTCGCTATCTGGAATCTCCTTGGCTGCAGCCATCATGTCTCTCAGGTAATACTATTTTGGATAAACAGAGGGACTCTGTTTTCAAATTGCAAATTTAATTATCAGTTTGTGTCGAACACACGTGATTTATCTCCCTCATGTTGGTTGTGTGGGACCAATTCGTGTGACACCCAATTTTAGGGGTGTCAATGTGCCATTTAATTAAACAATTCGACTTATAAGATCATCCGTTAAGTTGCGTGACCGTGGGTAGGGGGTGCCACCTAGGCTCCACGACTACGTCCTTTTTTTTCTTATAATACTATGTTAGAAACCTGTAtgttacacgagttgcataatgaaaatattaaatagttaatAATGAAAATTAGAAACCCTAAAAGGATAGTTTAAGATGAGATATGATTGAAATTACGTATAATTAAGTACTTCAAGTAATAACTTTTTTAATGTTAAGTAATAGAATACAAATGGTGAAATAAGTTATAAGAGGACTGCATAAAAGAATCCTGGTTCACATAATTGTGACACGTGACGCAATTACGCAACTAGTTATTTATCTATTAGATATAGATAACACATAGCCTAACCTGCAAACCCATGTTTGACGTGTTTAACATATGGTCATGTTCGTGTTCAACCCTTTAACCCGATATGATTAACACCCTTAATTTCTTCTCAACACATATTATAGTTGATAATCTGATTTTGCTTATTAAAAATAACATCACCATTTCAAAAGCTAGCCACCCTAACACAATCTTTACTATGTAGTTACTCTACTATTGCTTGGGGAGCCTCCCTGGATAAGGGTGTGCAACCAAACGTGGAATACGGCTACAAAGCTAAGAGCACGACTGGGACCGTGTTCAATTTCCTAAGTGCATTAGGTGACATGGCATTTGCATACGCAGGCCACAATGTGGTGTTGGAAATTCAAGCCACCATTCCATCAACTCCGGAGAAGCCTTCAAAAGGTCCTATGTGGAAGGGAGTGGTTGTTGCCTATATAGTTATTGCCTTATGCTATTTCCCAGTTGCTTTTATTGGATACTGGGTGTTTGGAAATGGGGTTGATGATAATATCCTTATTACTTTAGAAAAGCCCACATGGCTAATTGCCATGGCTAATATGTTCGTTGTAGTTCACGTTATCGGTAGTTACCAGGTGAGAAATTGTTAACTCTCGTCAATGAAGTTTATACCGTCGTTAATGTTATCTGAAAGTGTCTTTTTTACTATGTAGCTCTATGCAATGCCGGTATTTGATATGATGGAAACCTTGTTGGTAAAGAAGTTGAACTTTGCCCCTAGCTTTATGCTTCGGTTTATCACAAGGAATGTGTATGTTGGTAAGTAAATTATGTTATACAGACTAATATGAGATGAACATGTAGTAGGGGTGGCAAGAATGGTGAGTTAAGTAACGGGCTAAAACATGTTTTGGTTTTTTTCTTTTGGTTTGAGTCGGGTTTGGTCTGATCGACCCACAAACACTTATTTTGTCCTTTAAAAAAACTACAAATAGTTTGACATGTTTCCCTTCTAGCTATTTTCTAACCCGTACTTTAATTGACCCATTCATTAAGTAAACAGGTCAAGATTGCTACCTCTAGATTCAAGTAACGAATTAATAATTTGTTGATTCGGTTTGCAGCATTCACAATGTTCGTAGGAATTTGCTTCCCTTTCTTTGGCGGACTACTTGGATTCTTTGGAGGACTTGCATTTGCCCCAACAACATACTTTGTAAGCGACTTCATCTTTTCCTAATTCTTCTTCTGAATTCATGGTTTCTTACTTACTCTTGTTCTTTATGGGTCAGTTGCCTTGCATCATGTGGCTTTGCATATGTAAACCTAGAAGATGGAGCTTATCTTGGTTTACCAATTGGGTATGTATCATCTAGCATAACATCTAAAAGAAACATTCTTGGTTTGGTTGTACCGTTTTAATGAATTGTGTTAACTTAAATTTCAGATCTGTATTGTACTTGGAGTTGTTTTGATGGTGGTAGCACCTATTGGGGGGTTAAGATCGATCATCGTTCAAGCCAAAACCTATAAGTTTTTCTCATAAGCATCAAGTTACGTCTGGGATTTAGCCTGTGATGATAATAAACGCTGCTCAGGAAATGTTATAGTTAAAAGAGTGCGCGTGTTTAGTTCTACCAAAGAGTTACCTGCACAAAGTTCAGCTATAATCTTCTACTTAACAAGTTATTGTATCTGTTCCAGCTTTGCTTGTAATATATGGGAAGATTTTATCAAATACAGAGGGATGATATTTACATGTTTACACTTATAAATGTTTACACGCTACACTTTTCCAATGTTTATTCTAATTTTTTTGACATGACGACACACGTTCTACTCATGAGCTTTCGTTTTTTATAACTTTcaaaatatcatgttttataaaattacGAATATACATTTGCGACATGTgtattttatctacattttgatgTAAGTTTGAATTAAGAATTGAGTTGCATGTGATAATGTGCAAGTCATCTATACACATCGTTAAAGTCGTATACAACCTCGTCGTCAGGTTTTTTCTATGGTTTAACACTCGTTGAGGCACGAAGTGAGTTTACATAAAagtttaaattttatttataaagtTTCTAAAACGTTAATTACTTTTCCCGTACCGCAACTTGCGTGGGTTATATTACTTTTTTAACGGTTAACATAATATAATAACTATCTTGTTCATACAATtgtttttaaattaataaaatttaTTCTATATTTGTGACTTTGAAGCCACTGATCTTAGATTCCTAGCAGCGTTGACCAAGTCAAACCAATTAGTCTTTACAGCGGCTTCCTGGAAACAGCCAACCACAATTGAGTGACTCCCATACGAACACATCTCTTTCTCCATAAATATACATATACATCTATCTATATATACACTCACCCAAACTTCATTCCTATCCGTTGCTAGTTGATTATTCGGGTCATAATGGTTAGCGACGGCACCATGAGCACACAAAGCCAAAACCCACCATATGGTGGTGTCGACAAGGTATctcctttttaaaatttcatcaAATTTACGTGTAAAAACTAAAAAGTAGATAATTGTCGTATTTTTAAAAAGGTATCTTCTTTTTAAAATTGCAACTACTATTTGAAAATAATTTCCCTACAAgaatatttttttaaatcattaggccatatatatgtatatatgtgtgtgagagagGTAAATGTGTTCACCCTGTTATAATTTTCGTGAGGAATCCGGGTTCAAGGGATATAATGCCCATCGGGGCAGTGTGGGGAGGCCGGAGGCGCCATACGGCGTTATGGTGGTCTCTGCCGTTATATCACCTACCACTACTGAAGGTCTTAAATAATAATCAATTTTAACATTATTTTGCTGAAAtcactttattattatttttttttctacttACATGAATAAATGAAACTATTTGACATGAAATAAATAGTTTATGAAACTTGATAAAAAAAAATCTCAAACTCATGTAGTTTTACATCTTACAgtgaaaaaaaatctaaaaaccgGTTATAAAACTTGATTACTTTAATATCTTGAATATCTTGAATATCTTGAATATCCATCATTTATTGTAAAGCCTATTTACATGGTTGATGGACCATAACTTTAATATCCGGTAGACCATAGTAATTTACAATCACATGGTACCTATTGAAGCTTTCCCAACATACACGTCTTTGGGTGTTTAAAAAAAGTACACATGATGTGACATACTCTATTTTGTTCAAGAACAAGAATTGCACCACTTTATTTAACTCAAAACTGTTTCTCTCTCCCTATAACCTACCTCTCTCCTCTCTTCTCCGTCCGACAAATTTATATCAAAATTTCAGAGTAAGgttcaaaaagattttttaaCCGTACTTTCATACAATGTAAacgaaacaaaaataaaaacacgaTGGTGGGACTTGGGAGGCGGCCTAAGAACGGAGACTTGTGAGCTGCtcgactcgtttgcacccctagtcaCAGGTCCTTTTGATGTTGCGCGCTATTGTTTTGTTCCCATTCAAAAATCAAAAGAGCCCATTAACCCAAGTTGGGCTGTTAACCAACCATATGGGCTTTTAATATTTTGTGTTTTGTGGGCTATTGAGTTTACTTATAGTTGgcttttaaatatttttagtgGGCTTTTGATCATAATGATTTGCGGTTGGGCTTTCAATAAAAGCCCAAATTGAGTAGCCTAAAATAATCTTAGGGGTAACGTAAAATGCATTTCAGAGATAACAAAATACAAAAAAcgtaaaaataataaaaatttacaCTTCGTTATAAAAGTTGAAAGGTAACGGTGCTACCCTCATGTCCACTAATCACATACTTTTGAACATTTTTGACCAACAACTCCTCCAACTCACCCCAAAAAAATCCCTCCTAGCAACACACCATTGGAGCTCAccccttttcttcttctttcacaaaataaaaaaaaaaaaacaaaacaaaaaaacaaaacctAGAAACACACTATTTGGGTTGGTCTCATGACCTTAAACATAAAACCATATTGTATACACATGTATATTTGTTGATTATGATATATAAGGTAGTTATGTAACGATGATCATGGGTGACTCAAACAAACGCACAAAACAATCACACACATATTTTatgttatttatttttaatttaaaattaaatGTAAAATATGAAAACGAAGAAAACCAGTACGGTTCCCTGAGGAAAACGAGACGActtgagtaaattactttttgagtccctgtgttttagtggttttaaccacttgagtccaaaataaaaaaaaataaaaaattaacgCCCCGAGTCTCTAACCACTCATTTTGTAACATTCTGAGTCCAACTTTTTAACACTTGTACTTTTGATATTGGACACAAGTGGTTAAAACAACTAAAACACAcagactcaaaacgttataaaatgaacggTTAGGGACTCGagacgttaaactttttgattttggactaaAGACAGAGGTTGACAAGCGAAGTGAAAAGGAGAAAGCCATAGACGCATGGCTTCCGATCACCTCATCAAGAAACGCAAAATGGTGGTACTCGGCCTTCCACAACGTTACGGCGATGGTTGGAGCGGGTGTTCTGAGCCTCCCTTACGCAATGTCTGAACTGGGATGGGGTCCTGGTGTTGCGGTTTTGGTGATATCATGGGTGGTAACTCTCTACACATTATGGCAAATGGTTGAAATGCACGAAATGGTGCCTGGAAAACGGTTCGACCGATACCACGAGCTCGGGCAGCATGCTTTTGGTGAGAAACTGGGTCTATACATTGTGGTTCCACAACAGTTGGTTGTAGAAGTTGGTGTGTGCATTGTTTATATGGTCACTGGAGGAAAATCATTACAGAAATTTCATAAATTAGTTTGCATAGACCCCTGCAAACATATTAAACTTACCTTTTTTATTATGATCTTTGCCTCTGTTCATTTTGTTCTTTCGCATCTTCCCAACTTTAATTCCATCTCTGGAGTCTCATTGGCTGCAGCTGTCATGTCTCTCAGGTAATTGCTAATTTCGGCTGATGTCTTTAGCACAAATAAATATATGGGTCATGTTCGTGTTTAACAATTCAACCCAAGATAAGACTTCTGCCAATCTTTATCGTGTAGTTACTCTACTATTGCTTGGACAGCCTCCCTGGATAAGGGTGTGCAACCAGACGTTGAATACGGCTACAAAGCTAAGAGCACAGTTGGGACTGTGTTCAACTTCTTTAGTGCGTTGGGTGACGTGGCATTTGCATATGCGGGCCACAACGTGGTGTTGGAAATTCAAGCCACAATTCCATCAACCCCCGAGAAGCCTTCAAAAGGTCCCATGTGGAAGGGAGTGATCGTTGCCTATATAGTTGTTGCCTTGTG encodes:
- the LOC110925801 gene encoding lysine histidine transporter 1 isoform X2, producing MVSDGTMSTQSQNPPYGGVDKTEVDKRSEKEKAIDAWLPITSSRNAKWWYSAFHNVTAMVGAGVLSLPYAMSELGWGPGVAVLVISWVVTLYTLWQMVEMHEMVPGKRFDRYHELGQHAFGEKLGLYIVVPQQLVVEVGVFIMIFASVHFVLSHLPNFNSISGVSLAAAVMSLSYSTIAWTASLDKGVQPDVEYGYKAKSTVGTVFNFFSALGDVAFAYAGHNVVLEIQATIPSTPEKPSKGPMWKGVIVAYIVVALCYFPVALIGYWVYGNGVDDNILVTLEKPTWLIAMANMFVVVHVIGSYQIYAMPVFDMMETVLVKKLNFPPGFMLRFITRNLYVAFTMFIGICFPFFSGLLGFFGGFAFAPTTYFLPCIMWLSIYKPKRWSLSWITNWICIVLGVALMIVSPIGGLRSIIVQAKTYKFFS
- the LOC110925801 gene encoding lysine histidine transporter 1 isoform X1, translating into MVSDGTMSTQSQNPPYGGVDKTEVDKRSEKEKAIDAWLPITSSRNAKWWYSAFHNVTAMVGAGVLSLPYAMSELGWGPGVAVLVISWVVTLYTLWQMVEMHEMVPGKRFDRYHELGQHAFGEKLGLYIVVPQQLVVEVGVCIVYMVTGGKSLQKFHKLVCIDPCKHIKLTFFIMIFASVHFVLSHLPNFNSISGVSLAAAVMSLSYSTIAWTASLDKGVQPDVEYGYKAKSTVGTVFNFFSALGDVAFAYAGHNVVLEIQATIPSTPEKPSKGPMWKGVIVAYIVVALCYFPVALIGYWVYGNGVDDNILVTLEKPTWLIAMANMFVVVHVIGSYQIYAMPVFDMMETVLVKKLNFPPGFMLRFITRNLYVAFTMFIGICFPFFSGLLGFFGGFAFAPTTYFLPCIMWLSIYKPKRWSLSWITNWICIVLGVALMIVSPIGGLRSIIVQAKTYKFFS
- the LOC110926052 gene encoding lysine histidine transporter 1 isoform X1 is translated as MVSDGTQSQNQQYGVDKVDNRSEKEKAIDAWLPITSSRNAKWWYAAFHNVTAMVGAGVLSLPYAMSELGWGPGVAVMVISWIVTVYTLWQMVEMHEMVPGKRFDRYHELGQHAFGEKLGLYIVVPQQLVVEVSLCIIYMVTGGKSLQKFHDLLVRQDEQKDIRLTFFIMIYGSVHFVLSHLPNFNSLSGISLAAAIMSLSYSTIAWGASLDKGVQPNVEYGYKAKSTTGTVFNFLSALGDMAFAYAGHNVVLEIQATIPSTPEKPSKGPMWKGVVVAYIVIALCYFPVAFIGYWVFGNGVDDNILITLEKPTWLIAMANMFVVVHVIGSYQLYAMPVFDMMETLLVKKLNFAPSFMLRFITRNVYVAFTMFVGICFPFFGGLLGFFGGLAFAPTTYFLPCIMWLCICKPRRWSLSWFTNWICIVLGVVLMVVAPIGGLRSIIVQAKTYKFFS
- the LOC110926052 gene encoding lysine histidine transporter 1 isoform X2 translates to MVGAGVLSLPYAMSELGWGPGVAVMVISWIVTVYTLWQMVEMHEMVPGKRFDRYHELGQHAFGEKLGLYIVVPQQLVVEVSLCIIYMVTGGKSLQKFHDLLVRQDEQKDIRLTFFIMIYGSVHFVLSHLPNFNSLSGISLAAAIMSLSYSTIAWGASLDKGVQPNVEYGYKAKSTTGTVFNFLSALGDMAFAYAGHNVVLEIQATIPSTPEKPSKGPMWKGVVVAYIVIALCYFPVAFIGYWVFGNGVDDNILITLEKPTWLIAMANMFVVVHVIGSYQLYAMPVFDMMETLLVKKLNFAPSFMLRFITRNVYVAFTMFVGICFPFFGGLLGFFGGLAFAPTTYFLPCIMWLCICKPRRWSLSWFTNWICIVLGVVLMVVAPIGGLRSIIVQAKTYKFFS